A genomic region of Deltaproteobacteria bacterium contains the following coding sequences:
- a CDS encoding multidrug efflux RND transporter permease subunit has protein sequence MFSKFFIDRPIFATVLAVLICLAGIVAMTALPVEQYPTITPVQVTVSAVYPGADSQTLADSVAAPIEAQINGVDNMLYMSSTSSSNGQLVLTVYFTLDTDPDIAQVQVQNRVSLATPQLPEAVVQQGVSVQKKASSIMMLIGIYAEGERYSSDYIANYANVYVLDAIKRVPGAGQAQIMGVADQAMRIWMNPDRMASLGITTSDIQQAVATQNAMYGAGQIGQKPTSGPVELTIPVVTQRPFTQPWEYENIILRANPDGSSIVRLKDVARAEVGLRQYVVDSKLNGSPATFLAVYQQPGANGLEVSQAVRKTLEEMKPRFPSGLDYMISLDTNDFVRLSIKEVVHTLFEAILLVIFVVYFFLQSFRTTIICSVAIVVALVSTFTGMLALGFSINLLTLFGLVLAIGMVVDDAIVVVENVERNMTRYHLSPKEATVRAMGEISGSLVAVVLVMASVFIPAAFLPGTTGQLYKQFAITIVISVAVSGFVALTLTPAMCGVLLKHTTAPTRGFFAWFNRQVDAITRAFGHAVTFVIKRMIIAFIILAVLVYALIQLFRVIPTSFVPNEDQGYVIAAIIMPDGASLNRTEGVADRVDAIFKNLPGVETRTQITGYTLLDNGYKTNAGTFFVTLKPFEERYGSIKKARAENARAVLTGLHNEAKGIQEALVIPVAPPAIPGIGTTGGFEFWIQDMGAGEPARLDELTRRFLSKARERPELTGLNSTFRATTQQLRADVDREKANLLGVSVNDIYSAIQAQFGSLTVSQYDEFSRVWWVILQSEPKHRQDPGDLARLYTRSNQGEMVPLSALVTTRWVTGPDLLPHFNGFPAAKINGNAAPGYSSGQAIAAMEEVAGEVLPQGYTFAWSGLAFEEKVSGGASMMAFVFGLIVVFLVLAAQYESWTLPGSVMMAVPFGVLGALTANWLRGLENDVYFQIGLLVLIGLGAKNAILRVSFAVELRKEGKSIMEATIEAGEQRLRPIIMTSLAFAFGVLPLAMAMGAGANARHSIGTGIIGGMIGETTLAMLYVPLLFYIFDRMSERSKAKKDAKSGKKALAAGGVAQEVPHAPAEDH, from the coding sequence GTGTTCTCCAAGTTTTTTATTGATCGGCCGATCTTCGCCACCGTCCTTGCGGTTCTTATCTGTCTTGCGGGCATTGTGGCCATGACCGCCCTTCCGGTGGAGCAGTATCCGACCATCACCCCTGTGCAGGTCACGGTATCGGCAGTCTACCCCGGGGCCGATTCCCAGACCCTTGCCGATTCTGTTGCAGCGCCGATCGAGGCCCAGATAAACGGCGTTGACAACATGCTTTACATGTCTTCCACGAGTTCCTCGAACGGACAATTGGTGCTTACCGTTTATTTCACGCTGGATACCGATCCGGACATTGCCCAGGTGCAGGTCCAGAACCGGGTCAGTCTCGCGACTCCCCAGCTGCCCGAGGCCGTGGTGCAGCAAGGGGTGTCCGTGCAGAAGAAGGCATCGTCCATCATGATGTTGATCGGCATCTATGCCGAAGGTGAGCGTTACAGCAGCGACTACATTGCGAATTACGCCAATGTCTATGTTCTCGATGCCATCAAGCGTGTGCCGGGCGCCGGACAGGCCCAGATCATGGGCGTCGCCGATCAGGCCATGCGCATCTGGATGAACCCGGACCGGATGGCATCGCTGGGGATTACCACCAGCGACATCCAGCAGGCCGTTGCCACCCAAAACGCCATGTACGGGGCCGGGCAGATCGGGCAGAAGCCCACGTCCGGACCTGTGGAGTTGACGATCCCGGTGGTGACGCAGAGACCGTTCACGCAGCCGTGGGAATATGAGAATATTATTCTGCGTGCGAACCCGGACGGCAGCAGTATCGTTCGATTAAAAGACGTGGCGCGTGCCGAGGTAGGTCTGAGACAATATGTGGTGGACAGCAAGTTGAACGGCAGCCCTGCTACCTTTCTGGCAGTCTACCAGCAGCCCGGGGCCAACGGGCTTGAGGTGTCCCAGGCCGTCCGAAAGACCCTTGAAGAGATGAAGCCCCGTTTCCCCAGCGGCCTCGACTATATGATCTCCCTCGACACAAACGACTTTGTGCGCCTCTCGATCAAAGAGGTGGTGCATACCCTGTTTGAGGCGATCCTCCTCGTCATTTTTGTTGTATACTTTTTCCTTCAGAGCTTTCGCACCACCATCATTTGCTCGGTTGCCATTGTCGTGGCCCTTGTCAGTACATTTACCGGCATGCTTGCCCTGGGCTTTTCAATAAATTTGCTTACCCTTTTCGGCCTGGTGCTTGCCATCGGAATGGTGGTGGACGACGCCATCGTGGTGGTGGAAAACGTTGAACGCAATATGACCCGATATCATTTGTCTCCCAAAGAGGCGACGGTCCGGGCCATGGGTGAGATATCGGGTTCGCTGGTGGCCGTGGTGCTGGTGATGGCATCGGTCTTCATCCCTGCCGCATTTCTGCCGGGCACCACAGGTCAACTCTATAAGCAATTCGCCATTACCATCGTCATTTCAGTCGCGGTTTCCGGATTCGTGGCCCTTACCCTTACCCCGGCCATGTGCGGCGTTTTGCTGAAGCACACCACGGCCCCCACGCGCGGCTTTTTCGCCTGGTTCAACCGACAGGTCGATGCCATTACCCGCGCCTTTGGTCACGCCGTGACGTTCGTCATCAAACGGATGATTATCGCCTTCATCATCCTGGCCGTGCTTGTCTATGCACTTATCCAGCTCTTTAGAGTGATTCCCACCAGCTTTGTGCCGAATGAGGATCAGGGATACGTCATTGCCGCGATCATCATGCCGGACGGCGCAAGTCTCAACCGCACCGAGGGCGTCGCGGATCGGGTGGATGCTATCTTTAAAAATCTTCCCGGCGTTGAAACGCGCACCCAGATTACAGGCTACACTCTGTTGGACAACGGTTACAAGACCAATGCAGGGACGTTCTTTGTGACGCTCAAGCCCTTTGAGGAGCGCTATGGTTCAATAAAGAAGGCACGGGCTGAAAACGCCCGGGCCGTGCTGACCGGGTTGCACAATGAAGCAAAGGGGATACAGGAGGCTCTGGTGATTCCCGTGGCGCCGCCGGCGATTCCCGGGATCGGGACCACCGGCGGTTTTGAATTCTGGATCCAGGATATGGGGGCGGGTGAACCCGCAAGACTGGACGAGCTTACCCGGCGTTTCCTCAGCAAGGCCCGCGAGCGTCCTGAACTCACCGGCTTGAACAGCACCTTCAGGGCCACCACCCAGCAGTTGAGAGCGGATGTGGATCGGGAAAAGGCCAATCTTCTCGGCGTATCGGTGAATGATATCTACAGCGCCATTCAGGCGCAATTCGGGTCTCTCACGGTCAGCCAGTATGACGAATTCAGCAGAGTCTGGTGGGTCATTCTCCAGTCCGAGCCGAAACACCGCCAGGATCCCGGGGATCTGGCGCGGTTGTACACGAGATCCAATCAGGGCGAGATGGTCCCCCTTTCCGCCCTGGTTACCACCCGATGGGTGACAGGACCCGACTTGCTCCCGCATTTCAATGGGTTTCCCGCGGCCAAGATAAACGGGAATGCCGCTCCGGGGTACAGCTCAGGTCAGGCGATTGCCGCCATGGAAGAAGTTGCGGGTGAGGTGCTTCCCCAGGGCTATACCTTTGCGTGGTCCGGGCTCGCCTTTGAGGAAAAGGTATCGGGCGGCGCCTCCATGATGGCATTTGTATTCGGTCTCATCGTGGTCTTCCTCGTCCTTGCCGCACAATATGAGTCCTGGACACTTCCGGGTTCGGTGATGATGGCGGTGCCTTTCGGGGTTCTGGGGGCCCTGACAGCCAATTGGCTGCGGGGACTGGAAAACGATGTTTACTTCCAAATCGGTCTCCTTGTGCTGATCGGCCTGGGGGCCAAGAATGCGATTTTGAGGGTCTCCTTTGCGGTCGAACTGCGCAAAGAGGGGAAGTCGATCATGGAGGCCACCATCGAGGCGGGCGAGCAGAGATTACGGCCGATCATCATGACCTCTCTTGCCTTTGCCTTCGGGGTGCTCCCCCTGGCAATGGCCATGGGCGCGGGCGCCAACGCCCGCCATTCCATCGGCACCGGCATCATCGGCGGCATGATCGGAGAGACCACATTGGCCATGCTCTATGTGCCGCTCCTGTTCTATATCTTTGACCGGATGAGCGAGCGATCCAAGGCCAAGAAAGACGCAAAATCCGGCAAAAAAGCCCTTGCTGCTGGCGGAGTGGCACAGGAGGTGCCGCATGCACCGGCGGAGGATCACTGA
- a CDS encoding efflux transporter outer membrane subunit: protein MRALAVLAFVIMLNGCMLGPDYVRPDLDVPAAFTYTDGEAQETANIDWWKQFQDPVLDALITEALANNRDIKIAAANIEQAAGILMQTRSPLFPQAAYSGTAKRERATETGATPIPSIIPNPQSSYQAFAGASWELDLWGRIRRLSESAQAQLLATEEARRGVILSLVSSVAGTYIQLLGLDEQLLIAKETLGTYAESVRIFELRFKYGQVSQMTVEQARSQYETAAAAIPQIESQIAQTENALSILMGRNPRQVERGKTIHQLHPLPVPTDLPSDLLVNRPDIRGAEQNLISANARIGAVKALYFPTISLTGAFGFASSELSNLFQGPARIWSFAGLVTGPIFTGGAIRGQVKQAEAIRKAALLNYEQTVQNSFADVENTLVARKKLVEQIQAQERLVKANKEYVRLARLQYDGGYSPYSTVLQAEQQLFPSELNYVQSRAAFFISLVNIYKAMGGGWITDAERLTVQRAKNENALAREP from the coding sequence ATGCGCGCCCTGGCGGTACTGGCATTCGTTATAATGCTCAACGGCTGCATGCTGGGTCCTGATTATGTACGGCCGGATCTCGATGTCCCCGCCGCCTTCACGTACACGGACGGGGAGGCCCAAGAGACCGCCAATATAGACTGGTGGAAACAGTTCCAGGATCCGGTGCTGGATGCGCTGATCACTGAGGCCCTCGCCAACAACAGGGACATCAAGATTGCCGCCGCAAACATCGAACAGGCCGCGGGAATCCTCATGCAGACGCGATCCCCGCTGTTTCCCCAGGCGGCATACAGCGGAACCGCGAAAAGGGAACGCGCAACAGAGACCGGGGCCACGCCCATTCCTTCGATCATACCGAATCCCCAGAGTTCATATCAGGCCTTTGCCGGCGCGAGCTGGGAACTCGACCTGTGGGGCCGCATCCGAAGGCTCTCCGAGTCTGCCCAGGCCCAGCTGCTGGCAACCGAGGAGGCGCGGCGCGGCGTCATCCTTTCCCTGGTTTCTTCCGTGGCCGGCACCTATATCCAACTGCTGGGCCTGGATGAGCAACTCCTGATTGCAAAGGAGACCCTGGGCACCTATGCCGAGTCGGTCAGGATCTTTGAACTGCGTTTTAAGTATGGTCAGGTGTCCCAGATGACGGTTGAGCAGGCCCGTTCCCAGTACGAAACAGCCGCAGCGGCCATCCCGCAGATCGAGTCTCAGATCGCTCAGACCGAAAACGCCCTTTCAATCCTGATGGGTCGCAATCCGAGGCAGGTTGAACGCGGCAAAACCATTCACCAATTGCACCCTCTGCCTGTCCCGACGGATCTCCCCTCCGATCTGCTTGTTAACCGCCCCGACATACGCGGGGCAGAACAGAATCTCATCTCGGCCAATGCCCGGATCGGCGCGGTCAAGGCCCTCTATTTTCCGACCATATCTCTGACCGGGGCCTTTGGATTTGCCAGTTCAGAACTCTCCAACCTCTTCCAGGGGCCGGCCCGCATCTGGAGTTTCGCCGGCCTTGTCACGGGACCCATCTTTACCGGAGGGGCAATCCGCGGCCAGGTCAAACAGGCCGAGGCCATCCGAAAGGCGGCGCTTCTCAATTATGAGCAGACGGTTCAGAATTCTTTTGCCGATGTGGAAAACACCCTGGTCGCCCGCAAAAAGCTTGTCGAGCAGATCCAGGCACAGGAACGTCTTGTCAAGGCAAACAAGGAATATGTGCGGCTTGCCCGTCTCCAGTATGACGGGGGGTATTCGCCCTATTCCACAGTGCTCCAGGCAGAGCAGCAGCTTTTTCCTTCGGAGCTCAATTATGTCCAGTCCCGGGCCGCTTTTTTTATTTCGCTGGTGAACATCTATAAGGCCATGGGCGGCGGATGGATAACAGATGCCGAACGATTGACCGTTCAGAGAGCGAAAAATGAGAATGCCTTGGCCCGTGAACCCTGA
- the gspN gene encoding type II secretion system protein GspN, with the protein MGRVFIKQGKWIGYVIYTVLLTIGLLYYRFPADKIEAYLVSEAAGTDPPMVLSLKEVRPGFPPGIHLIDAGISLRAAPHQDLLRASSISITPAAWSFLSGTPRYYFKAHAYTGDMEGHVDFGRYATDAPFATSLRLKGIHIGDHPYLAPLLGRNVSGVLGGAIHYAGQQNRLIDGAGQGTIVITDGSVKLLQPVLGLDTLDFHRLSMEMAMKDRKLSLNRVHLEGKVVKGEISGAITLDTDLSRSRLDLRGTMEPLGGLFGNTKGDAAALNFLRQGLKKLKRSFVIQGTFMNPVFRFI; encoded by the coding sequence ATGGGAAGGGTTTTCATAAAACAAGGAAAATGGATCGGATATGTGATCTACACCGTGCTTTTGACCATCGGGCTCTTGTATTACCGGTTTCCAGCCGATAAGATTGAGGCCTATCTGGTATCCGAGGCGGCCGGCACAGATCCCCCGATGGTTCTCTCTCTGAAGGAGGTTCGTCCCGGGTTTCCACCGGGTATCCATCTTATCGATGCAGGAATTTCATTAAGGGCGGCACCCCATCAGGATCTTCTGCGGGCCAGCAGCATTTCCATTACCCCGGCGGCGTGGTCTTTTCTATCCGGCACGCCTCGGTATTATTTCAAAGCGCACGCTTACACCGGCGACATGGAGGGTCATGTCGACTTTGGGCGATATGCAACAGATGCCCCCTTTGCAACCTCTCTCAGGCTTAAAGGTATTCATATCGGAGATCATCCCTATCTTGCGCCCCTTTTGGGCCGAAATGTATCCGGGGTTCTGGGTGGGGCGATTCATTATGCAGGGCAACAAAATAGACTTATTGACGGCGCGGGTCAGGGGACGATCGTCATCACTGATGGGAGCGTCAAGCTGCTGCAACCCGTTCTGGGTCTTGACACCCTGGATTTCCATCGGCTTTCCATGGAAATGGCCATGAAGGACCGAAAGCTCTCCCTGAATCGCGTCCATCTCGAGGGGAAAGTTGTCAAAGGAGAAATATCCGGTGCGATTACGCTGGATACCGATCTGTCCAGAAGCAGGCTTGACCTGAGGGGGACCATGGAACCGCTCGGCGGGCTCTTTGGAAATACGAAGGGAGATGCAGCCGCCTTGAATTTTCTCCGACAGGGGCTCAAGAAACTGAAGCGTTCCTTTGTAATTCAAGGCACGTTCATGAACCCGGTATTCAGGTTTATTTAA
- the pilM gene encoding pilus assembly protein PilM translates to MHGNITGIDISTEHITAVRTASGLKGRRILACTRVPVADGSLEDALRSLAGSMDLRNDTCLVTVPEAHVSFRNVPMPFKDARKIRQALPFEMENMLPSPVEDLLIDFIATDHHAESGVLAALVRKEFISDYLEALQSMGIDPEVLEVRGTSLASWILNQAGTPENILVLEIGAKRYSLILCLNGRISLIRSFISVSVPSPENMDSFFRSLCIAVQNTVHAFTSRTGMPDRPEKIYFTGEGAQDPISGDLLSRFLDIPAEPIDVSQDKKIRMEENIARNWSPALMNGALSLALRNAGKEGGFNLRRDEFGTEGRYQSIRKAIPKFALFLFLILSFLVADMVIDYHLLKKEYRTLDQEITTIFRQTLPQVTRIVDPVQQLRVSVEQMKRSSASGPAAGPVDTVLELLREISNRIPPSISVEVHRMVVDPETIRISGRTDAFNEVDRIKNDLATAKRFGPVNITSANLDHSGNKIQFEITIDRKP, encoded by the coding sequence GACATAAGTACTGAACACATTACGGCCGTCCGGACGGCAAGCGGGCTGAAAGGGCGCCGGATCCTTGCATGTACCCGGGTTCCTGTGGCCGATGGGAGCCTGGAGGATGCCCTCAGATCTCTTGCCGGGTCCATGGACCTCAGGAATGACACATGCCTCGTCACTGTTCCGGAAGCGCATGTTTCTTTCAGGAACGTCCCCATGCCGTTCAAGGACGCGAGAAAAATCAGACAGGCCCTCCCCTTTGAAATGGAGAACATGCTCCCCTCTCCTGTGGAAGACCTGCTGATCGATTTCATCGCCACAGATCACCATGCCGAAAGCGGGGTTCTGGCCGCATTGGTCCGGAAGGAGTTTATCTCGGATTATCTTGAAGCGCTTCAGTCCATGGGGATCGATCCGGAAGTGTTGGAGGTGAGGGGAACCTCCCTGGCTTCCTGGATATTGAATCAGGCAGGGACCCCTGAGAATATCCTTGTATTGGAGATAGGAGCAAAGAGGTATTCCCTGATCCTCTGTTTGAATGGGCGGATCAGCCTGATCCGATCCTTTATTTCCGTATCGGTCCCTTCCCCGGAGAATATGGACTCCTTTTTCAGGTCCCTGTGCATCGCCGTCCAGAATACAGTACACGCATTTACTTCCCGAACAGGGATGCCTGATCGTCCGGAAAAGATATATTTTACCGGGGAAGGGGCACAAGACCCTATCTCTGGGGACCTGCTGAGCCGGTTTCTGGACATTCCGGCCGAACCGATTGACGTCAGCCAGGACAAAAAGATCAGAATGGAAGAAAACATCGCCCGGAACTGGTCCCCGGCCCTGATGAATGGCGCACTTTCCCTGGCCTTGCGCAATGCGGGGAAGGAGGGAGGATTCAATCTCAGGAGAGATGAATTCGGCACGGAAGGGCGGTATCAAAGTATCCGGAAGGCGATCCCGAAATTCGCCCTCTTTCTTTTCCTGATCCTTTCGTTCCTGGTCGCCGATATGGTAATCGACTACCATTTGCTGAAAAAGGAGTACCGGACGCTGGACCAGGAGATCACCACCATTTTCCGGCAAACCCTTCCCCAGGTAACCCGGATCGTCGATCCGGTCCAGCAGTTGAGGGTAAGTGTTGAGCAGATGAAACGCTCGTCCGCATCAGGCCCCGCTGCAGGGCCCGTGGATACGGTGCTGGAACTGTTGCGGGAGATCTCTAATCGCATCCCTCCATCCATCTCTGTTGAGGTCCACCGTATGGTGGTGGATCCTGAGACCATAAGGATCTCCGGAAGAACTGATGCATTCAACGAGGTGGACAGGATAAAAAACGACCTGGCCACAGCAAAGCGATTCGGTCCGGTAAATATCACATCAGCCAATCTGGACCATTCAGGGAACAAGATACAGTTTGAGATAACCATAGACCGTAAGCCATGA